A genomic window from Fusarium verticillioides 7600 chromosome 5, whole genome shotgun sequence includes:
- a CDS encoding methyltransferase — protein sequence MSFGKLTTCLWFEDQGEEAANHYVSIFAPDSKINTIQRYTPAGQDTHGQEPGRVMVIEFELRGRSFVALNGGPAKWKFSEAISLMIDCKDQAEVDHFWEKLSEGGDEARQQCGWLTDKFGVAWQVVPSALKEMMGSEDKAAAGRATMAMMKMKKFDIAELEKAYKG from the coding sequence ATGTCTTTCGGAAAACTCACTACTTGTCTCTGGTTCGAGGACCAAGGCGAAGAGGCAGCAAACCACTACGTCTCAATCTTTGCCCCTGATTCCAAGATCAATACCATTCAACGCTACACTCCCGCCGGTCAAGACACACACGGCCAGGAACCCGGAAGGGTCATGGTAATCGAATTCGAGCTCCGAGGCCGTTCCTTTGTCGCACTTAATGGCGGTCCAGCGAAGTGGAAATTCAGCGAGGCCATTTCTCTCATGATCGACTGCAAAGATCAGGCTGAAGTTGATCACTTCTGGGAGAAGCTCAGCGAAGGAGGTGATGAGGCCCGCCAACAGTGTGGATGGTTGACCGACAAGTTTGGAGTTGCTTGGCAAGTCGTGCCTTCAGCgctcaaggagatgatgggGTCTGAGGATAAAGCTGCCGCTGGAAGAGCGACtatggccatgatgaagatgaagaagtttgaTATTGCtgagttggagaaggcgTATAAGGGTTGA